From Pseudobacteroides sp., one genomic window encodes:
- a CDS encoding TerD family protein, which produces MSINLQKGQRIDLTKGTSISKLLIGLGWDPVKPGLLKGLFNNVNFDCDASVLMLDANNRITRKENIVYFGNLKSPCQSVIHTGDNLTGEGDGDDEQVHVDLSRVPADVHKLVFVVNIYDCAKRKQDFGMVNNAFIRIVNPQTNQEMLKYNLTENYAGKTALIVGEIYRYNTDWKFAAVGEGTNDLGLKDIVMRYQ; this is translated from the coding sequence ATGAGTATTAATCTTCAAAAAGGACAAAGAATTGATTTAACAAAAGGAACATCAATATCAAAACTGCTGATAGGACTGGGTTGGGACCCTGTAAAGCCAGGACTTCTTAAAGGTCTTTTCAACAATGTTAATTTCGACTGTGATGCATCTGTTTTGATGCTGGATGCCAATAACAGAATTACCCGCAAAGAGAATATTGTATACTTCGGAAATCTTAAAAGCCCTTGCCAAAGCGTAATTCACACCGGTGACAACCTTACAGGTGAAGGAGACGGAGACGATGAGCAGGTGCATGTTGATTTGTCAAGAGTTCCTGCTGATGTTCACAAGCTTGTTTTTGTAGTAAATATTTATGATTGTGCAAAAAGAAAACAGGATTTTGGAATGGTTAATAATGCATTTATCAGGATTGTTAACCCACAGACTAATCAGGAAATGCTAAAGTACAATTTAACTGAAAATTATGCTGGAAAAACAGCTTTGATAGTTGGTGAAATCTACAGATACAACACTGACTGGAAATTCGCTGCGGTTGGAGAAGGTACAAATGATCTTGGACTTAAGGATATTGTAATGAGATATCAATAA